Proteins encoded in a region of the Rickettsia tillamookensis genome:
- the ubiB gene encoding 2-polyprenylphenol 6-hydroxylase encodes MISNFFNLIRIFRIISKKQILIDSKSPKYFRFIGYILALFFAPVSLIKKSQEDYGKRLIDCLSDLGPIYIKFGQTLSTRPDLVGAEIADYLRLLQDKLPPFDGGVARKLIASLRGDIYVDEAISASKQKIATHSTNARNDTLPFLHFDDNPVAAASISQVHKAQLTTGEYVAVKILRPGIHKKYNRDIKLLYFLAKIISKFSKAKRLKPIKVVDKFHETMRFELDLRLEAAASSELMDNMRNDINVIIPKIYWDLTSENILTTEWLDGTSIYDTVLLKEMGLKPAKIAQDFAVMFFNQAYRDGFFHADLHAGNILVNKQGKIILLDFGIMGRLKEKDRLAVAESLFGFLKRDYKLVAKVHLRAGYIPSNTDLDLFAGSCRAVTEPIVGTPTKNISIGKLLAHLFKITEDFGMEVQPELLLLQKTLIMVEGIGRQLDGNVNMWQLAEPWIKKWAVKNLSPEAKLLRFLKHYLDRLEDMI; translated from the coding sequence ATGATAAGTAATTTTTTTAATTTAATACGTATTTTTCGTATCATCAGTAAAAAACAAATCCTAATTGATTCAAAAAGTCCTAAATATTTCAGGTTTATCGGTTATATATTAGCTTTATTTTTTGCTCCTGTCTCGTTAATAAAAAAATCACAAGAAGATTACGGCAAACGTTTAATAGATTGTTTAAGTGATCTTGGACCTATTTATATTAAATTCGGACAAACTCTTTCAACAAGACCGGATTTAGTAGGGGCAGAGATAGCAGATTATTTAAGGTTACTGCAAGATAAATTACCTCCGTTTGATGGTGGGGTGGCGAGGAAGTTGATAGCGTCATTGCGAGGAGATATTTATGTCGACGAAGCAATCTCAGCAAGTAAGCAAAAGATTGCCACGCATTCTACGAATGCTCGCAATGACACCCTCCCTTTCCTACATTTCGACGACAACCCAGTCGCAGCCGCATCAATCTCGCAAGTACATAAGGCACAACTCACAACCGGTGAATATGTTGCGGTGAAAATTCTGCGTCCTGGTATTCATAAAAAATATAATAGAGATATTAAGCTGCTATATTTTCTTGCAAAAATTATCTCAAAATTTTCTAAAGCAAAAAGGCTAAAACCGATTAAAGTAGTTGATAAATTTCATGAAACTATGAGATTTGAGCTTGATTTAAGGCTAGAAGCGGCAGCTTCTTCTGAGCTTATGGATAATATGCGAAATGATATTAATGTGATAATCCCTAAAATATATTGGGACTTAACATCAGAAAATATCCTAACCACCGAGTGGTTAGACGGAACATCTATATATGATACTGTTCTGCTAAAAGAAATGGGATTAAAGCCCGCAAAAATAGCTCAGGATTTTGCCGTAATGTTTTTCAATCAAGCTTATAGAGATGGATTTTTTCATGCTGATTTACATGCAGGAAATATTTTAGTAAACAAGCAAGGTAAGATAATTCTACTAGATTTTGGCATTATGGGTAGACTTAAAGAAAAAGATCGTTTAGCCGTTGCTGAAAGCTTATTTGGTTTTTTAAAACGTGATTATAAATTGGTTGCTAAAGTACATTTAAGAGCCGGCTACATCCCATCAAATACCGATTTAGATTTATTCGCAGGGAGTTGTAGAGCAGTTACTGAGCCTATTGTAGGTACGCCCACGAAAAATATTTCCATAGGTAAGTTACTTGCACATTTATTTAAAATCACTGAAGATTTCGGTATGGAAGTACAACCGGAATTATTGCTATTGCAAAAGACTTTGATAATGGTTGAAGGGATAGGCAGGCAGTTAGACGGGAATGTTAATATGTGGCAGCTCGCCGAACCTTGGATAAAAAAATGGGCTGTGAAAAACTTAAGCCCTGAAGCGAAGTTGTTACGATTTTTAAAGCATTACCTAGATAGACTAGAAGATATGATTTGA